One Echinicola strongylocentroti DNA window includes the following coding sequences:
- a CDS encoding SusC/RagA family TonB-linked outer membrane protein has translation MRKISTVLKVAVMCLALLSGHLIYAQAQTVKGTVTDTDSGEPLPFVNVLLKGTTKGTTTDIDGNYSIDINSPEDVLVFSFIGFEAKEMTVGNQSTINVQLQGNTKQLDEVVVVGYGTQRKADLTGSVGSVDRDDFNVGQVTNPEQLITGKVAGVQITPNGGAPGSGGRIRIRGGASLNASNDPLIVIDGVPLDNSKTSGTANPLNFLNPNDIETFDILKDASATAIYGSRASNGVVLITTRKGKEGQPLRVNVNSMVSVSQVTNTVDMLDADQFRAVVAEQASPSQAALVGEDATDWQEEIYKNAVSFDNNVSISGAYKSLPYRVSVGYLDQDGILKTGNLKRTSASVSLNPNFFDDKLHVNFNVKGVITKSRFANQDAIGAAAAYDPTHPVHDPNGVGGYWEWLNEDGAPQTLAPNNPVGLLMSKNDRGTVKRSIGNLQLDYELPFLEGLKANLNLGYDVSASEGRTIIDANSASGYFEGGSIAPYEQSKRNLLADFYLNYIKDFGASRLNFLVGYSAQDFLIKNPTFARLNAEGDTLAPAGVVSRPQYRLISYFARANYTINDKYLFTATVRADGSSRFSPDNRWGVFPSLAAAWRISEEDMLKANTTLTDLKLRLGYGVTGQQDIGSYFPYLPRYVQSDDATRYSFGDTYYTTLRPEGYDENIKWEETTTYNIGLDYEFLDGKLYGTLDYYFKKTDDLLAVIPVPAGTNLTNQLFTNVGSIENQGLEVALTYNVIKTTDFNWDIGGNYTHNKSTITSLSNVEEDAVGILVGGINGGTGNTIQVHTVGYQPNSFYVYEQVYDENGAPLEGVYVDQNGDGMINEQDLVRNGFPDARHYFGFNSSMRYKNWNFGFVLRGNAGNKVYNNVASSNAAYQGLRFPGYMNNLPADVLNTNFQNYQLRSDYYIQDASFLRMENISLGYDFGNLFDSNINLRASATVQNVFVITDYNGVSPEIAPGVDDATGGGIDNNFYPLPRIFSFGVNFGF, from the coding sequence ATGCGAAAGATCTCTACCGTCTTAAAAGTAGCGGTAATGTGTCTGGCACTATTAAGCGGACACTTAATTTATGCGCAAGCTCAGACAGTGAAAGGAACTGTGACAGATACAGATTCCGGCGAGCCTTTGCCCTTCGTGAATGTTCTGCTGAAGGGTACCACAAAAGGTACCACGACAGATATTGATGGCAATTACTCTATTGATATCAATTCTCCAGAAGATGTATTGGTTTTTTCCTTTATAGGTTTTGAGGCCAAGGAAATGACCGTAGGCAATCAATCAACAATCAATGTGCAGTTGCAGGGGAATACCAAGCAGCTGGACGAAGTAGTGGTGGTCGGTTATGGCACCCAGAGAAAAGCTGATTTGACGGGATCAGTGGGCTCTGTGGATCGTGACGATTTCAATGTCGGCCAAGTAACCAACCCTGAACAGTTGATCACCGGTAAGGTGGCAGGTGTTCAGATCACGCCAAATGGCGGTGCTCCTGGGTCTGGAGGTAGGATCCGGATCCGGGGTGGCGCCTCCCTTAATGCTTCTAATGATCCATTGATCGTTATTGATGGTGTGCCGCTGGATAACTCCAAGACCTCCGGCACGGCCAATCCCCTCAATTTTCTGAACCCTAACGATATCGAAACCTTTGATATTCTGAAGGATGCCTCGGCCACCGCAATTTATGGCTCAAGGGCTTCCAATGGCGTGGTGTTGATCACGACACGGAAGGGTAAGGAAGGGCAGCCGCTACGGGTAAATGTGAATTCGATGGTGTCTGTTTCCCAAGTGACCAATACTGTGGATATGCTAGATGCAGATCAATTTAGAGCAGTGGTGGCCGAGCAGGCTTCGCCGTCCCAAGCAGCCTTGGTAGGAGAGGATGCAACGGATTGGCAGGAGGAAATTTATAAAAATGCGGTGAGTTTCGATAATAACGTTTCCATCTCAGGAGCTTATAAATCTCTGCCTTACCGTGTCTCTGTCGGTTACCTGGATCAGGACGGTATCCTCAAGACCGGAAACCTGAAAAGGACCTCTGCCAGCGTCAGCTTAAACCCCAACTTCTTTGACGATAAGCTCCATGTCAATTTTAATGTCAAGGGAGTGATTACCAAAAGCCGCTTCGCCAATCAAGACGCGATCGGAGCAGCGGCAGCTTATGACCCTACCCATCCGGTGCACGATCCCAATGGAGTAGGAGGATATTGGGAATGGCTCAATGAAGATGGAGCTCCTCAGACCCTTGCCCCCAATAACCCTGTGGGCTTATTGATGTCAAAGAACGATCGTGGTACAGTAAAACGAAGCATCGGCAATTTACAGTTGGATTATGAACTTCCTTTTCTCGAAGGACTTAAGGCCAACCTGAACTTGGGCTATGATGTGAGTGCGAGTGAGGGACGTACGATCATTGATGCCAATTCCGCTTCTGGATATTTTGAAGGCGGTAGCATAGCCCCTTACGAGCAAAGCAAGCGTAATTTGCTCGCCGACTTTTATTTGAACTATATCAAGGATTTCGGCGCTAGCCGACTGAATTTTCTGGTCGGGTACTCCGCTCAGGACTTCTTGATCAAAAACCCCACCTTTGCCAGGTTAAATGCAGAAGGGGATACCTTGGCTCCTGCTGGTGTGGTAAGCCGTCCACAGTACCGTCTGATCTCGTACTTTGCCCGTGCCAATTATACCATTAACGATAAATACCTCTTTACCGCCACGGTAAGGGCTGATGGTTCTTCACGGTTCAGTCCGGATAACAGATGGGGCGTTTTCCCGTCCCTGGCCGCTGCTTGGCGGATCAGCGAAGAGGATATGCTGAAAGCCAATACCACCCTTACTGATTTGAAATTGCGTCTTGGTTATGGTGTGACGGGGCAGCAGGATATCGGATCTTATTTTCCTTACCTTCCCCGTTATGTCCAGAGTGACGATGCCACCCGGTACAGTTTTGGGGATACCTATTACACCACCTTACGGCCAGAGGGCTATGATGAAAACATCAAGTGGGAAGAAACGACTACCTATAATATTGGCTTGGACTATGAGTTCTTGGATGGTAAACTCTACGGTACCTTGGACTACTACTTCAAGAAGACAGACGATTTGTTGGCGGTGATTCCTGTTCCCGCAGGTACTAACCTGACCAACCAGCTGTTTACCAATGTAGGGAGCATCGAAAACCAAGGGCTGGAAGTAGCCTTGACGTATAATGTGATCAAAACCACTGATTTCAATTGGGATATCGGAGGAAACTATACCCATAACAAAAGCACCATCACTAGCCTCAGCAATGTGGAGGAGGATGCTGTCGGGATCTTGGTGGGAGGTATCAATGGCGGTACCGGTAACACCATCCAAGTGCACACGGTAGGTTATCAGCCCAATTCCTTCTATGTCTATGAGCAAGTGTATGATGAGAATGGCGCACCGTTGGAAGGGGTCTATGTGGACCAGAATGGTGACGGGATGATCAACGAACAAGACCTTGTGAGGAATGGGTTTCCTGATGCACGCCATTACTTTGGCTTTAACAGCTCCATGAGGTATAAGAACTGGAATTTTGGCTTTGTGCTGCGCGGCAATGCAGGCAATAAGGTTTACAATAATGTGGCGTCTTCCAATGCTGCCTACCAAGGCCTTCGTTTCCCCGGTTATATGAACAATCTGCCAGCTGATGTGCTCAATACGAACTTTCAGAACTATCAGTTACGGTCAGATTACTACATTCAGGATGCTTCTTTCCTAAGAATGGAAAACATCTCACTGGGCTATGATTTCGGAAACCTTTTTGATTCGAATATCAATCTGAGGGCAAGTGCCACAGTTCAGAATGTTTTTGTGATCACCGATTATAACGGGGTGAGCCCCGAAATCGCCCCAGGCGTAGACGATGCCACAGGAGGGGGGATTGACAATAACTTCTATCCTCTGCCACGCATATTTTCTTTCGGTGTAAACTTCGGATTTTAA
- a CDS encoding sensor histidine kinase, whose amino-acid sequence MEFTLSAYSLSLLIFAVLILLFAVFLFARLSKDVRWFGAMMVAVSIWAASDGIMVGMDQLETMLFVVNFEYVGIALVPVFWLLFVLKFVGKEAWLNRKQIACQFIFPLLSIIMVWTNGLHHLHYQKAVVKEMDGLYGLLTSKGPWYIIHTSYFYLAIGFGVYLLVKRLLSTEGVYKKQTFIILLGTLVPWIANILVVFQVGPFNGIDPTPHAFMITCMIVFFGFFELGLFDVKPIARNLVVDSMKNGMLVIDDALRVVDVNPCFTKLINKSTGAITGKHVDDLGFDKSEWGELLQSQDEIIREKVITVNGSPRYFEISSKFLKEGNKRYQGRLLLFRDITQYIQDQRVLEHQARELTELNATKDRLLSIISHDLRNPLNSLTQFLDMVESGWITEEEFKEMLPAFAKNLKHVSGFMENLLEWAYTQIKGEAIKVEAIDIEGEIEEIISLYKGNIDEKSVRIIVSNECSNQAYGDLNMIRLVLRNLISNAIKFCDRADEIRLAVISRGEFIEVSVEDTGIGIDQQNIEKIFSSTPFTTIGTHNEKGTGLGLMLSKDFVEKNGGKIWVESELGIGTKFCFTIPSVLKEPQIASSKSLP is encoded by the coding sequence ATGGAATTTACACTTAGCGCATATTCACTATCGCTGCTGATATTTGCAGTCTTGATACTGCTGTTTGCTGTGTTCTTGTTTGCTCGGTTGAGCAAGGATGTCCGGTGGTTTGGGGCGATGATGGTGGCAGTGTCTATTTGGGCAGCCTCCGACGGTATCATGGTGGGGATGGATCAACTGGAAACCATGTTATTTGTCGTGAATTTTGAATACGTGGGTATTGCATTGGTTCCTGTCTTTTGGTTGTTGTTTGTACTGAAATTTGTGGGTAAAGAGGCATGGCTTAACCGAAAACAAATAGCCTGTCAGTTTATTTTTCCATTGCTCAGTATTATTATGGTATGGACCAACGGACTTCACCATCTTCATTACCAAAAAGCAGTGGTCAAAGAAATGGATGGCTTGTACGGGCTGCTTACGTCAAAAGGCCCTTGGTATATCATCCACACGAGCTATTTTTATTTGGCTATAGGATTTGGCGTGTATTTACTGGTGAAGAGACTGCTGAGTACCGAAGGGGTCTATAAAAAGCAAACTTTTATTATCCTATTAGGTACATTGGTGCCATGGATCGCCAATATTTTGGTGGTTTTTCAAGTAGGACCTTTTAATGGCATTGACCCTACGCCACATGCTTTTATGATCACCTGCATGATCGTGTTTTTCGGATTTTTTGAATTGGGGTTGTTTGATGTGAAGCCGATTGCAAGAAATTTAGTGGTGGATTCCATGAAAAATGGTATGCTAGTCATTGATGATGCCCTAAGAGTGGTGGATGTCAACCCTTGTTTTACCAAGTTGATCAATAAAAGTACGGGGGCTATTACAGGAAAGCATGTCGATGACCTTGGCTTTGACAAAAGTGAGTGGGGTGAATTGCTTCAAAGTCAAGATGAAATCATACGTGAAAAAGTCATCACTGTCAATGGGAGTCCAAGGTACTTCGAAATTAGTAGTAAGTTTTTAAAAGAGGGAAATAAGAGGTATCAGGGCAGGTTACTGCTGTTCAGGGATATCACTCAATATATCCAAGACCAGAGAGTGTTAGAGCACCAGGCCCGTGAACTGACTGAGCTGAATGCTACAAAAGACCGCCTGTTGTCCATTATCTCACATGATTTACGCAATCCATTGAATTCTCTAACGCAATTTTTGGATATGGTGGAGTCAGGTTGGATTACGGAAGAGGAATTTAAAGAAATGCTTCCGGCTTTTGCCAAAAACCTCAAGCATGTGTCTGGGTTTATGGAAAACTTGCTTGAGTGGGCCTATACCCAGATAAAGGGAGAAGCCATTAAAGTGGAGGCGATTGATATAGAAGGAGAGATCGAAGAAATTATTTCCCTCTACAAAGGGAACATAGATGAAAAATCGGTAAGAATTATCGTTTCCAATGAGTGCTCCAATCAGGCGTATGGGGACCTGAACATGATCAGGCTAGTACTACGCAACTTGATCAGCAATGCTATTAAGTTTTGTGATAGGGCAGATGAAATAAGGTTGGCCGTAATATCCCGGGGAGAATTTATAGAAGTGTCCGTAGAAGATACCGGAATAGGTATCGATCAACAGAATATAGAGAAGATTTTCTCCAGTACCCCCTTCACCACTATCGGTACCCATAATGAAAAGGGCACCGGACTAGGGCTTATGCTCAGCAAGGACTTTGTGGAGAAAAATGGTGGAAAGATTTGGGTAGAAAGCGAATTGGGCATAGGAACCAAGTTCTGTTTTACCATTCCCTCCGTCTTAAAGGAGCCTCAGATAGCATCATCCAAATCCCTTCCCTGA
- a CDS encoding MFS transporter — protein MQPDTHKKKLSFWQIWNMSFGFLGIQMGFALQNANASRILQTFGADVEHLSLFWLVAPITGMIIQPIIGHYSDHTWTKLGRRRPYFLAGAILAAIGLVLLPNASLFVAFLPALWVGAGFLMIMDASFNIAMEPFRALVADKLPTDQRTLGFAVQTLLIGLGAVIGSWLPYTLTEWFGVATTANEGIVPQNVLWAFFIGATVLVVSILWTVIRTTEYPPEVQDKWDADEDQEHASHNGLSSIFSDFIKMPTTMKQLGLVQFFSWFALFSMWVFTTPALAQHVWGLPSTDHSSLEFNEAGNYVGVIFGVYNLVSAIFAMALPVIAAKIGRKMTHALCLIAGGIGLISILWITDPGLKWMLNFSMIGVGIAWASILAMPYAILAGAIPARKMGVYMGIFNFFITAPQILNGFIGGYIVKNLYGGEAIYAIFTAGLLLIIGALLTYFVDDNDDIPLSSSAQGRDLDDAI, from the coding sequence ATGCAACCCGATACACACAAGAAGAAATTAAGTTTTTGGCAGATATGGAACATGAGCTTTGGCTTTCTGGGCATCCAGATGGGCTTTGCGCTCCAAAATGCCAATGCCAGTCGCATTCTCCAGACCTTCGGTGCAGACGTAGAGCACTTGTCCCTATTTTGGTTGGTGGCACCTATCACCGGCATGATCATCCAGCCCATCATTGGTCACTACAGTGATCACACATGGACCAAGCTGGGCAGAAGAAGACCGTACTTTCTGGCCGGAGCTATTCTCGCTGCCATCGGCCTGGTGCTGTTGCCCAATGCCTCTCTGTTTGTTGCTTTTTTGCCTGCACTTTGGGTGGGAGCTGGGTTTCTGATGATCATGGATGCGTCGTTTAATATTGCCATGGAACCCTTCAGGGCATTGGTGGCCGATAAACTGCCGACTGACCAGCGAACCCTGGGCTTTGCAGTCCAAACCCTGCTCATTGGTCTGGGTGCCGTGATCGGCTCTTGGCTGCCCTACACCCTTACCGAATGGTTTGGCGTGGCCACTACGGCAAATGAGGGCATCGTACCCCAAAATGTCCTCTGGGCATTTTTTATTGGAGCTACTGTCTTGGTGGTTTCTATTTTATGGACCGTAATCCGTACCACTGAGTACCCTCCAGAAGTACAGGATAAATGGGATGCTGACGAAGACCAGGAACATGCTTCCCATAATGGCTTATCGAGTATTTTCTCGGATTTTATTAAAATGCCAACAACCATGAAACAGTTGGGGTTGGTACAGTTTTTTTCTTGGTTTGCACTGTTTTCGATGTGGGTGTTTACCACCCCTGCACTGGCGCAACATGTCTGGGGACTCCCCAGTACTGATCACTCTTCCTTGGAATTTAACGAAGCGGGAAATTATGTAGGCGTTATATTCGGTGTCTATAACTTGGTCTCTGCGATTTTTGCAATGGCATTGCCTGTGATTGCCGCTAAAATAGGGCGAAAAATGACGCATGCCCTTTGCCTGATCGCAGGGGGAATTGGGCTTATTTCCATTTTATGGATCACAGACCCAGGACTGAAATGGATGCTGAACTTCTCGATGATCGGTGTCGGAATCGCTTGGGCCAGCATCCTTGCGATGCCATACGCCATCCTAGCAGGTGCTATTCCCGCTAGGAAAATGGGAGTTTATATGGGGATATTCAATTTCTTCATCACTGCTCCACAAATTCTAAATGGATTTATAGGTGGCTATATTGTCAAAAACCTGTACGGGGGAGAGGCTATATACGCCATTTTCACTGCAGGCCTATTACTGATCATAGGTGCCTTACTGACCTATTTTGTCGACGACAATGACGACATCCCCCTTTCCTCATCAGCTCAGGGAAGGGATTTGGATGATGCTATCTGA
- a CDS encoding LacI family DNA-binding transcriptional regulator — MKLGQATIKDIAKALNISSSTVSRALKDYPGISKETKEKVKALAKKLNYRPNAVALSLRKSKSSTIGVIIPEVVHFFFSTVISGIEEVAYANGYNVILLQTNENVTREIAAVDTIISNQIDGLLVSFSKETSDFDHFKKLMDYHYPIVFFDRLPNLPDTVNVTVDDHTGAYKAVKHLIEQGYTKIIHLAGPENLKISIDRKEGYLKALQEAGIPIREDWIIPCPKGTPEESETICRALLSHPSDRPDAVFASNDIAAAGAMQAAKAIGLKLPEEFGAVGFSDWQFSSMIAPPLSSVSQPGFKMGEKAAQLLLEMIDSEHEEAFTARTEMLETGLVIRKSSLRKG; from the coding sequence ATGAAACTAGGACAAGCCACGATCAAGGATATAGCAAAAGCCCTGAACATTTCCTCTTCCACCGTCTCACGAGCCCTGAAAGACTACCCGGGCATCAGCAAGGAAACAAAGGAAAAGGTAAAGGCACTAGCGAAAAAACTTAATTACCGCCCCAACGCCGTGGCTTTGAGCCTCAGAAAGAGCAAGTCCTCCACCATCGGTGTGATTATTCCTGAGGTGGTCCACTTCTTTTTTAGCACCGTCATCAGTGGAATAGAAGAAGTAGCCTACGCAAACGGCTATAATGTCATCCTCCTACAGACCAATGAAAATGTAACCAGAGAGATCGCAGCAGTGGACACGATCATCAGTAACCAAATAGACGGGCTTTTGGTGAGCTTCTCCAAGGAGACATCCGATTTTGACCATTTCAAAAAACTGATGGATTATCATTACCCCATTGTGTTTTTTGACCGCCTTCCAAACCTACCAGACACGGTCAATGTCACCGTGGATGATCACACTGGTGCTTATAAAGCCGTCAAACACCTCATCGAACAAGGCTATACCAAAATCATTCATTTGGCTGGCCCGGAAAACCTAAAAATCAGCATCGACCGAAAAGAAGGATATCTCAAAGCACTGCAGGAAGCAGGCATTCCTATTCGCGAAGATTGGATCATCCCATGCCCCAAAGGCACTCCGGAAGAGAGTGAGACTATTTGCCGAGCATTATTATCCCATCCCTCAGACCGGCCGGATGCGGTATTTGCCTCAAATGACATCGCCGCAGCCGGAGCCATGCAAGCCGCCAAAGCTATTGGATTAAAACTTCCTGAAGAGTTTGGCGCTGTAGGCTTTAGCGACTGGCAGTTTTCTTCAATGATAGCCCCTCCCCTCTCTTCGGTCTCACAGCCTGGCTTCAAAATGGGCGAAAAAGCAGCTCAATTACTGCTGGAAATGATCGACTCCGAACATGAGGAAGCATTTACAGCACGCACAGAGATGCTCGAAACAGGTTTGGTCATTCGAAAATCCTCCTTAAGGAAAGGATAG
- a CDS encoding glycoside hydrolase family 31 protein yields the protein MTTVATSVTRAQNQSAGKVLSWEPTTHGITGRTEASYFKISLFTDTTVRIQLSRYEQFSSNPYSVVQSPKGISVNVSETPEALTLETTELKIVLTKNEWALSFYDQQGNLLNQDDPAFGVSWLGTEVTNYKKLQPDEKFIGLGEKTGGIDRAGQAFTNWNTDYFAYGVNDDPLYMSIPFYIGIHGERAYGIFFDNTHKTTFNFGASNRRFSYFSAEDGDMDYYFLQGNTVAEIISGYTSLTGKMSMPPLWALGFQQCRYSYYPESEVFALADNFRDRDMPADVIYLDIHHMEKYKVFTFDGEKFPDPKSMIQTLKAKGFRVVVIMDPGIKVEKDYLPYQEGKDKGLFLNYPDGETYEGQVWPGWCAFPDFTSAKTRQWWAEKMAFYTDAGVDGFWTDMNEPASWGQHTPNLINFDYEGEQVSHRKARNVYGMQMARAAQEGAFKNGKERPFTLTRAGFSGIQRFAAAWTGDNVSSEEHMMAGIRLVNSLGISGVSFAGYDVGGFCGEASKSLFARWMSIAAFSPLYRAHSMINSNDAEPWAFGEEVEEISKNYLKLRYQMLPLLYTAFHKSSQDGLPLAKSLTIDYPFDENIYDGRFQNQYLFCDSLLVAPAESHKEITKAYLPEGNWYYFFHDQSYLGGQEIYVDTPINYLPVFVKGGSIVPLQSPVSHTAEQHDSILRLHVYKGEGISSYFHYEDDGRSLDYKKGGFYKREILLDSDRQTLRLTKPTGDFASRYKQLSVIFHGFEINEVTSAGEKLPLTRENIAFLHKISDFDPLPDNRLPYHEIAGLPTVTLPHHAEEIILTFGT from the coding sequence ATGACTACTGTAGCCACTTCAGTAACTCGTGCCCAAAACCAGTCTGCCGGAAAAGTACTGTCTTGGGAGCCAACAACCCATGGAATAACCGGCAGAACGGAAGCTTCGTACTTTAAAATCAGCCTATTTACAGACACCACTGTCCGCATCCAACTTAGTCGTTACGAGCAGTTTTCCTCCAACCCTTACAGTGTGGTACAATCCCCCAAAGGAATCTCAGTGAACGTCTCGGAGACACCTGAGGCATTAACGTTGGAAACTACCGAACTTAAAATCGTTCTTACCAAAAACGAATGGGCACTGAGCTTTTATGATCAACAGGGGAACCTCCTCAATCAGGACGATCCAGCATTTGGGGTATCTTGGCTGGGCACGGAAGTCACCAATTATAAAAAACTCCAGCCCGACGAAAAATTCATTGGGCTGGGAGAAAAAACGGGGGGCATCGACCGTGCTGGGCAAGCCTTTACCAACTGGAACACGGATTATTTTGCCTATGGCGTGAATGACGACCCGCTATACATGTCCATCCCGTTCTATATCGGCATTCACGGCGAGCGTGCCTATGGGATTTTCTTTGACAACACCCATAAAACCACCTTTAACTTTGGCGCTTCCAACCGCCGCTTTTCCTATTTCTCCGCGGAAGATGGTGATATGGATTACTATTTCCTCCAAGGAAACACCGTGGCAGAGATTATCAGTGGCTACACATCCCTTACGGGAAAAATGAGCATGCCCCCGCTTTGGGCATTGGGTTTTCAGCAATGCCGCTATTCCTATTATCCTGAATCCGAAGTATTCGCCCTGGCCGATAACTTCAGGGACAGGGATATGCCGGCAGATGTCATTTACCTCGACATCCACCATATGGAAAAATACAAGGTATTTACCTTCGATGGGGAAAAATTCCCGGACCCCAAGTCGATGATTCAGACCTTGAAAGCAAAAGGCTTCCGCGTGGTGGTCATCATGGATCCGGGCATCAAGGTCGAAAAAGACTATCTTCCTTATCAAGAGGGAAAGGACAAAGGCCTATTCCTGAACTACCCGGATGGAGAAACCTATGAAGGGCAAGTGTGGCCGGGTTGGTGTGCCTTTCCTGATTTTACCTCTGCCAAAACCCGCCAGTGGTGGGCAGAAAAAATGGCCTTTTACACTGATGCTGGCGTGGATGGATTCTGGACAGACATGAATGAACCGGCATCTTGGGGCCAGCATACGCCTAACTTGATCAATTTTGATTACGAAGGCGAGCAAGTCAGCCACCGAAAAGCCCGCAATGTATATGGTATGCAGATGGCCAGAGCCGCACAGGAAGGCGCCTTCAAAAATGGAAAGGAGCGGCCTTTTACCCTTACGAGGGCTGGTTTTTCTGGCATCCAACGGTTTGCAGCAGCTTGGACAGGGGACAATGTCTCCAGTGAGGAACATATGATGGCAGGCATCCGACTGGTCAACAGCCTCGGAATTAGCGGAGTAAGCTTCGCAGGATACGATGTGGGTGGGTTTTGTGGAGAAGCCAGCAAATCGCTCTTTGCACGGTGGATGAGCATCGCAGCCTTCTCACCGCTGTACAGGGCCCATTCCATGATCAATAGCAACGACGCCGAACCTTGGGCCTTTGGAGAAGAAGTAGAGGAGATTTCCAAAAACTACCTCAAACTTCGCTACCAAATGCTCCCGCTGCTGTATACTGCCTTTCACAAGAGCAGCCAAGATGGTTTGCCCTTGGCCAAAAGCCTGACCATTGATTATCCATTTGATGAAAACATCTATGATGGCCGCTTTCAAAACCAATATTTGTTCTGCGATTCGCTGCTGGTGGCTCCTGCGGAATCCCATAAAGAAATCACCAAAGCGTATCTTCCAGAGGGAAATTGGTATTATTTCTTCCATGATCAATCCTATCTAGGTGGCCAAGAAATTTACGTGGACACGCCTATCAATTATTTGCCCGTATTCGTCAAGGGAGGAAGTATTGTGCCACTGCAGTCCCCCGTATCCCATACTGCCGAACAGCACGATAGCATCTTACGCCTTCATGTGTACAAAGGGGAAGGAATTTCCAGCTATTTCCACTATGAAGATGATGGACGAAGCTTGGATTACAAAAAGGGAGGTTTTTACAAAAGGGAAATTCTCTTGGACAGTGATCGACAAACCCTTCGGTTAACAAAGCCCACGGGGGATTTCGCAAGCCGCTATAAGCAGCTCAGCGTTATTTTTCATGGGTTTGAAATCAACGAAGTAACTTCTGCAGGGGAAAAACTGCCGCTAACTAGGGAAAACATCGCCTTTCTTCATAAAATCTCCGATTTTGATCCCCTACCGGACAACCGTCTCCCCTATCATGAAATAGCAGGATTGCCGACTGTCACCCTGCCCCATCACGCTGAAGAAATAATCCTTACTTTTGGGACATAA